From Asterias rubens chromosome 3, eAstRub1.3, whole genome shotgun sequence, the proteins below share one genomic window:
- the LOC117287789 gene encoding cytochrome c oxidase subunit NDUFA4-like: MQGLSLKSLRSHYALVPLFVSVVGGAVFAAFYVGRLALKNPDAAWDRKNNPHPWTRIKPDQNIKFYAPGGIDFKNLKANGPDMK; this comes from the exons ATGCAGGGGTTGTCATTAAAGTCACTGAGGTCGCATTATGCA CTAGTTCCTCTGTTTGTCTCGGTGGTTGGAGGTGCTGTTTTCGCTGCCTTCTATGTCGGACGTCTTGCACTGAAAAATCCTGATGCAGC ATGGGACAGGAAAAACAACCCCCACCCATGGACGAGGATAAAGCCTGATCAGAACATAAAG TTCTACGCACCTGGGGGAATCGActtcaagaatctgaaagcaaacgGACCCGACATGAAGTAA
- the LOC117287790 gene encoding PHD finger protein 14-like: protein MAEGVKPEELFGTADDVDFLYETMYKRDPKKRRVKPVERHLIQLDFGLSDSENDSDFEITEHDDPDSGGSAAEMDEGGEGSSGDDAGYDDDDDSDGDTNRNDSAEEMSDSSLEKKTSIRELISKARVHSKGTEKTGSGEKPSSKLKMLICAVCLGEVSIDSDEIVECDNCGIGVHEGCYGEILSDSDSTSSVQTASSTEPWFCDTCKAGVNNPTCELCPNSGGIFKETDAGRWVHVVCALYVPGVAFTDVEKLRWVTLSEMPTGKWGVRTCVYCEDERFSRTGICISCDAGMCRNYFHVTCGQREGLLSEASPEEDIADPFYAYCKLHVDKISMRYRRQNYLAIQSQLKGFEERKPDDPIGQERIGTKLKRWQEKYRESKFKKPNPWVPTEKVPRLLTTSPSATRHLMKKAELLGINTESPHQAVVKEASDVRRKWHIGPAFTTEFVGYYLDRDVRMNNLKNRLGESMRSNERLEAEQQSLRCVYDKLSSEVESLRISTTKQRMEGQSLWKMLIGFGLKKQAMPETLKSPRSKKLPTKKEGPKSPAVIHYCGICEQSTNQHQLALCDTCKKHYHLGCLDPPLSRMPKKTAFSGWQCSECVGSSSDTSVAETIEGEERDEAGRRKRRVIREPNKFTPPTAQKKIGKVKPKPKRSLKRKLKVPEEEPEEEEPVIVEPEPPKAKKEKANQRKVPSKDTKEMCITCNRDGDSTNLVRCDHCKKNYHFGCLDPPSKKCPRRFGYMWYCPDCDNGSSTDEDTEDENPDVDDIDEPVTPSNRQSKGKTAKDKTKPSSRKSPAGSKSSPNVNKADPSESKADQLKKANRRNGKRSSPTGKKASPVRKGIEKKTWSSRGSKGSPNNKRGSPSGSNSSPNENKSSLATSRVSPGKGKGSPGVGKSSPGTGKDGQASNGKLSPVGNRRSSKDKTPSPKK, encoded by the exons ATGGCAGAAGGTGTCAAACCCGAAGAATTGTTTGGAACCGCAGACGATGTGGACTTTCTTTATGAAACCATGT acAAGCGTGACCCGAAGAAGCGTCGTGTCAAACCAGTCGAGCGTCATCTTATTCAGCTTGACTTTGGACTGAGCGATAGCGAGAATGACAGTGACTTTGAGATAACTGAACATGATGACCCAG ACTCTGGAGGTTCTGCTGCTGAGATGGATGAAGGTGGTGAGGGGAGCAGTGGGGACGACGCTGGCTACGATGACGATGACGACAGCGACGGTGACACTAATCGAAATGACTCAGCCGAGGAGATGTCAGACTCGAGCTTGGAGAAGAAAACAAGCATCAGGGAGTTAATCTCCAAAGCTAGGGTCCACAGTAAAGGGACGgaaaag ACTGGTTCCGGTGAGAAGCCATCGTCAAAGCTGAAGATGCTCATATGTGCTGTATGCTTAGGAGAAGTGAG cattgATAGTGACGAAATAGTGGAGTGTGATAACTGTGGTATAGGGGTCCACGAAG GTTGTTACGGTGAGATTCTATCCGACAGTGATTCAACCAGCAGTGTACAAACTGCTAGCTCTACAGAACCCTGGTTCTGTGATACGTGCAAAGCAGGTGTTAATAACCCG ACCTGTGAGTTATGCCCCAACTCTGGAGGAATCTTCAAGGAGACCGATGCTGGAAG GTGGGTCCATGTGGTTTGCGCCCTCTATGTTCCTGGCGTTGCTTTCACCGATGTTGAGAAACTACGCTGGGTGACGCTGTCAGAGATGCCTACTGGGAAATGGGGAGTCAGG acTTGTGTTTATTGTGAGGATGAAAGATTCAGCCGGACTGGGATCTGTATTTCATGCGACGCTGGGATGTGTAGAAACTATTTCCACGTCACCTG TGGGCAACGAGAGGGACTCCTGTCCGAGGCTTCCCCTGAAGAG GACATCGCAGATCCCTTTTACGCTTACTGTAAACTCCACGTTGACAAGATCAGCATGCGCTACCGACGGCAGAACTACCTAGCCATCCAATCACAGCTCAAGGGCTTCGAGGAGCGCAAACCTGACGATCCGATTGGTCAGGAACGTATCGGCACCAAACTGAAACGCTGGCAGGAGAAGTACAGAGAGTCAAAATTTAAGAAGCCGAACCCTTGGGTGCCGACGGAAAAG GTTCCTCGTCTCCTGACCACAAGCCCCTCAGCCACTCGTCATCTTATGAAGAAAGCTGAACTTCTCGGCATCAACACTGAGTCTCCTCACCAAGCTGTAGTCAAGGAAGCTAGCGATGTCCGCAGGAAGTGGCACATTGGCCCCGCCTTCACTACGGAATTTGTTGGGTACTATCTTG ATCGTGACGTTCGGATGAACAACTTGAAGAATCGTCTGGGTGAATCGATGCGATCTAATGAGAGATTAGAAGCTGAGCAACAATCACTGAGATGTGTGTATGATAAG CTTTCCTCCGAGGTTGAATCCCTGCGTATTAGTACGACCAAACAGCGGATGGAAGGTCAGTCTCTGTGGAAGATGCTGATTGGCTTCGGTCTCAAGAAACAAGCGATGCCGGAAACCCTGAAGAGTCCACGCTCCAAGAAACTGCCGACGAAGAAGGAGGGACCCAAATCACCAGCAGTCATTCATTA TTGTGGTATATGTGAACAGTCGACCAATCAGCATCAGCTAGCATTATGTGACACTTGTAAGAAACATTATCATCTGGGATGCCTGGACCCCCCACTGAGCCGAATGCCTAAGAAGACTGCATTTAGCGGCTG GCAATGTTCAGAGTGCGTCGGTTCCTCCAGTGATACTTCCGTGGCTGAAACCATCGAGGGAGAGGAACGTGACGAGGCCGGAAGACGCAAACGTCGAGTCATCCGAGAACCCAATAAGTTCACCCCACCCACAGCTCAGAAGAAG ATTGGTAAAGTTAAACCAAAGCCCAAGAGGAGCCTGAAGCGCAAACTGAAAGTACCAGAGGAGGAGCCCGAGGAGGAAGAACCTGTTATTGTTGAG CCTGAGCCACCCAAAGCAAAGAAGGAGAAAGCTAACCAACGCAAGGTTCCCTCGAAGGATACTAAAGAAATGTGTATTACATGCAACAGAGATGGCGATAGTACAAACCTCGTCAG GTGTGATCACTGCaagaaaaattaccattttgGCTGTCTGGACCCGCCAAGTAAGAAATGTCCCAGGAGGTTTGGGTACATGTGGTACTGCCCTGACTGCGATAATGGCTCATCAACC GATGAAGACACTGAAGATGAGAATCCGGATGTTGATGACATTGACGAACCAGTAACCCCTAGCAACAGACAATCCAAGGGGAAAACAGCAAAGGACAAGACTAAACCATCATCTCGGAAGAGCCCAGCAGGCTCCAAAAGTAGCCCAAATGTGAACAAGGCAGACCCAAGTGAGAGTAAAGCAGATCAACTCAAGAAGGCCAACCGCCGAAATGGGAAAAGGTCAAGCCCAACTGGGAAGAAAGCTTCTCCAGTGAGGAAGGGCatcgaaaaaaaaacctggagcTCCAGAGGGAGTAAAGGGAGTCCAAACAACAAACGAGGAAGTCCAAGTGGGAGTAACTCCAGCCCAAATGAGAATAAAAGTAGTCTGGCTACCAGTAGAGTAAGCCCAGGGAAAGGTAAAGGCAGTCCTGGTGTTGGGAAATCCAGCCCGGGAACAGGTAAGGACGGCCAGGCTAGCAATGGAAAGCTGAGCCCAGTTGGGAATAGAAGAAGCTCAAAGGATAAAACTCCCTCTCCAAAGAAATGA
- the LOC117287791 gene encoding RUN domain-containing protein 3B-like has translation MQALVRRIRRHRHRNSLDVASYLRLNEGSDDNITESAMNNFSPDKLEEIRQQMSLHRNNLLCACRLSIRRFVEKAHSEGVDDSCAEFKNLATILEHILSHRLKGQVTWFGLEESREFWDFISAICGSLPHNCLDSIATMEEAKSAKAKGRAWIRSALMEKRLAEYIQHTLKDEKGLKAFFGEGAFMRSAEARVVGKELEKLNTIDFSSCLKGEKLETGVAHVIDYASYLQILLRDSDLEDSTDSMQSSASIMTEHNSVGGHGERQSLNAAYNTVDYKYSKLQEQYRVVCAQKDYMEGLVQERDHHLAGSQIECKHLQRALKQADEMARHEHQQLQKTIIQLQAKITHLEEARHMSRRGLEEHLIAGQWSPPVSASSMVTSSQPCLPRRSESISLENLHVTVPNELPSPDGESVQSLDPSIGAPPCDSPTSGTSSASLYNRSDSDKGLAFITGQRSMAKDKEETQSLIPLAGSFTSQMSVRSTETNSSGMLDSDTHLPFLYQARPLSPGSTSSDSCVSADVNHPLVVS, from the exons ATGCAAGCTCTGGTGAGGCGTATACGACGTCACAGACATCGCAATAGCCTGGATGTAGCGTCGTATCTCAGGCTCAACGAGGGGAGTGACGATAACATTACGGAGAGCGCCATGAACAACTTCTCCCCGGACAAGCTTGAAGAGATTCGGCAACAGATGTCGCTTCATCGCAATAACCTGCTCTGTGCTTGCAG GTTGTCAATAAGACGGTTTGTTGAGAAGGCCCACTCGGAAGGCGTGGACGATTCCTGTGCAGAGTTTAAGAATCTTGCCACAATCTTAGAACATATTCTCAGTCATCGACTCAAAG GTCAGGTGACTTGGTTCGGACTTGAAGAATCAAGGGAATTCTGGGATTTTATCAGTGCCATATGCGGCTCTCTACCTCACAACTGTTTGGACAGCATAGCTACAATGGAAGAGGCAAAGTCCGCTAAAGCCAAG GGCAGAGCCTGGATCAGGTCAGCTTTGATGGAGAAACGGTTAGCAGAATACATCCAACACACTCTAAAAGATGAGAAAGGGTTAAA agctTTCTTCGGTGAAGGTGCCTTTATGCGGAGTGCTGAAGCCAGGGTGGTCGGCAAGGAATTGGAGAAATTAAACACAATTGATTTCAG TTCATGTCTGAAAGGCGAGAAACTAGAGACTGGTGTTGCCCATGTCATCGACTACGCATCCTATTTGCAGATCCTCCTCAG AGATTCCGATTTGGAAGACAGTACTGACAGCATGCAGAGCTCGGCATCAATAATGACGGAACACAACAGCGTCGGCGGCCACGGGGAAAGGCAGAGTCTAAACGCTGCGTATAACACTGTCGATTATAAATACAGCAAACTGCAAGAGCAGTATCGCGTTGTGTGCGCACAGAAA GACTATATGGAGGGTTTAGTCCAAGAGAGAGATCACCATTTAGCAGGGAGTCAGATTGAGTGTAAACATCTTCAAAGAGCTCTCAAGCAAGCTGACGAGATGGCTAGGCATGAACACCAACAACTACAGAAGACGATCATTCAACTACAGGCTAAAAT AACTCATTTGGAGGAAGCCAGACACATGTCTCGTCGTGGTCTGGAGGAGCATTTGATTGCGGGTCAGTGGAGCCCACCAGTATCTGCCTCATCGATGGTCACTTCATCCCAACCTTGCCTGCCTCGTCGTTCAGAGTCCATCTCTCTGGAGAATCTTCATGTTACTGTTCCTAACGAGCTGCCTTCACCAGATGG AGAAAGTGTGCAGAGTTTGGATCCATCGATCGGTGCTCCACCGTGCGACAGTCCAACATCGGGTACTTCCAGTGCATCATTATACAACCGCTCTGACAGTGATAAGGGCTTGGCATTTATTACAGGTCAAAGGTCGATGGCGAAAGACAAAGAAGAAACGCAGAGTCTGATCCCTTTGGCTGGCTCCTTCACATCTCAA ATGAGTGTTCGATCGACAGAAACCAACAGTTCTGGCATGCTTGATTCTGATACCCACCTTCCTTTTCTCTAT CAGGCGCGTCCGTTATCCCCAGGCTCTACAAGCTCAGATTCCTGCGTCTCAGCCGATGTCAACCACCCACTGGTCGTATCATAG